A genomic segment from Malus domestica chromosome 05, GDT2T_hap1 encodes:
- the LOC103410699 gene encoding cysteine-rich repeat secretory protein 38-like: protein MTNNIHREFSYRKMGYSRPLLFFILPIILGLHAPAIADDVDNGVCTTTADYCWSCSGTNETFNNGSNYERNLHTVLSSFSSNKTEINSGFYNSSLGQGPEKVNAMALCRGDVPLNDCHTCFNESISILRQNCTNQKQATIWAQRCTVHYSNVSIFGVAEDDPVKFVPGPTNAPNAEQFKQVLNPLVVNLSGTAAAGDSMKKFAAGHALVPATNQTIYAIVQCTPDLDRQNCSECLDEAISDIPQCCEGKEGGRVLRPSCNLRFESNLFYDAASDSLVNLPGKQGNNTGNGTSNITTKVSPSSFLGLLLSLCLSSAYAFF, encoded by the exons ATGACCAATAATATTCACAGAGAGTTCTCATACAGAAAAATGGGTTACTCAAGACCATTGCTTTTCTTCATTCTTCCTATTATCTTGGGCCTTCATGCTCCCGCCATAGCCGATGACGTTGATAACGGCGTATGCACTACGACGGCCGACTACTGCTGGAGCTGTTCCGGTACTAATGAAACCTTCAACAATGGCAGCAACTACGAACGAAACCTCCACACTgtcctctcctctttctcttccAACAAAACCGAAATCAACTCTGGGTTTTACAACTCTTCTCTCGGACAAGGCCCCGAAAAAGTCAATGCAATGGCACTATGCAGGGGAGACGTTCCCCTAAACGACTGTCACACATGTTTCAATGAGTCCATTTCCATTCTCCGGCAGAACTGCACCAATCAAAAGCAAGCGACCATATGGGCACAGCGCTGCACGGTACACTACTCGAACGTCTCAATTTTCGGTGTTGCGGAAGATGATCCGGTTAAGTTTGTGCCCGGCCCGACTAACGCACCAAACGCTGAGCAGTTCAAGCAGGTGCTCAACCCCTTGGTGGTGAATTTAAGTGGGACAGCTGCAGCAGGAGACTCCATGAAAAAATTTGCAGCTGGACATGCACTTGTCCCTGCAACAAATCAAACCATATACGCAATAGTCCAGTGTACCCCTGATTTGGACCGACAAAATTGCAGTGAGTGCCTTGATGAGGCCATCTCGGATATCCCACAATGTTgtgaaggaaaggaaggagggaGAGTCCTTAGACCCAGCTGTAATTTGAGGTTTGAGAGCAATCTTTTCTATGACGCAGCATCTGATTCCCTAGTAAATCTTCCAGGCAAACAAG GAAATAATACAGGAAATGGTACGAGTAACATAACAACCAAAGTATCACCATCATCGTTCTTGGGATTGCTATTGTCGCTATGCTTGTCATCAGCATACGCATTTTTTTAA
- the LOC103441024 gene encoding cysteine-rich receptor-like protein kinase 29, whose product MGSSRSLLIFIFPILFNLVPPTTSQNDGICTNNPYYCWKCSDTGTYTPGDMYQDNLNSLLSSFTTNTEISSGFYNFSEGQDPNKVNAIALCRGDLSQDACHTHLNDSINALLQNCSTHPKEAIMWTEHCMVRYSNNLIFGIEKEDPIKFVPSPNPAKDSAQFNLVLNPLLSTLVEKAASGDSTKKFAAGHATVPGGETIYALVQCTPDIKQLNCNHCLTEAVSDIPGCCGGKQGGRVLKPSCNLRYEVSLFYESTSDLPVNISSPGPAAPAPKGAAKKSNTKVIIIIVVVVVLVAFVTILSSICVYLRVKKRGVKLEVEDQDNSDEISLVESLKYDYDTIRSATDDFSDANELGRGGFGAVYKGRLLNGQLIAVKRLAKNSEQGDREFSNEVILLAQLQHRNLVRLLGFCLKAEERLLIYEYVANKSLDHFIFGPNNHMHLDWETRYKIIGGIARGILYLHEDSRVRIIHRDLKASNILLDEDMNPKIADFGMARLFAVDQTQGNTKAIVGTYGYMAPEYVHHGNLSVKTDVFSFGVLILEIVSGQKIGRFRYGENEESLVSYAWRNWSESTISNVIDPMLTTSSRIETTRCIHIGLLCVQENVVSRPTSASVVSMLNSHSVTLAVPSKPAFHAQNDSGLILAESEESESSTPSVYVSKNEPSNITEPYAR is encoded by the exons ATGGGATCCTCAAGATCATTGCTTATCTTCATCTTTCCAATTCTTTTCAACCTTGTTCCTCCCACCACTTCCCAAAACGACGGTATCTGCACAAATAATCCTTACTACTGCTGGAAATGTTCCGATACCGGCACCTACACGCCCGGCGACATGTACCAAGATAACCTCAACAGCCTCCTCTCCTCCTTCACCACAAACACCGAAATCAGTTCTGGGTTCTACAATTTTTCCGAGGGACAAGACCCCAACAAAGTGAACGCCATTGCATTGTGCAGAGGAGACCTCTCTCAGGACGCTTGCCATACGCATCTCAATGATTCTATAAATGCTCTCTTGCAAAATTGTTCTACTCATCCAAAGGAAGCAATCATGTGGACAGAGCATTGTATGGTTCGATACTCGAACAACTTGATATTCGGAATTGAGAAAGAGGACCCTATAAAATTTGTGCCTAGCCCAAATCCTGCTAAGGATTCTGCACAGTTTAACCTGGTGCTTAACCCCTTGTTGAGTACGTTAGTTGAAAAAGCTGCATCAGGGGACTCTACTAAAAAATTTGCAGCAGGTCATGCAACTGTCCCGGGAGGTGAAACTATATATGCACTTGTCCAGTGCACTCCAGATATAAAGCAACTAAACTGCAACCATTGCCTTACAGAAGCAGTCTCAGATATTCCCGGATGTTGTGGTGGAAAGCAAGGAGGAAGAGTTCTTAAACCCAGCTGTAACCTAAGGTATGAGGTTAGTCTTTTCTATGAGTCCACATCCGATTTGCCAGTAAATATTTCATCTCCGGGTCCAGCAGCACCAGCACCCAAAGGAG CTGCAAAGAAGAGTAACACAAAAGTAATTATCATCATCGTGGTGGTCGTGGTTTTGGTCGCTTTTGTGACCATCCTCAGCAGCATATGCGTTTACTTGAGAGTGAAGAAACGAGGGGTAAAACTTGAAGTTGAAG ATCAGGATAACTCAGATGAAATCAGTTTAGTGGAATCGTTGAAATATGACTATGACACTATAAGATCTGCAACGGATGACTTCTCTGATGCAAATGAGCTTGGAAGAGGTGGATTTGGAGCTGTTTACAAG GGAAGGCTACTGAATGGGCAACTTATAGCCGTAAAAAGGCTCGCTAAGAATTCTGAACAAGGCGATCGTGAATTTTCGAATGAGGTCATACTACTTGCACAGCTTCAACACCGAAATTTAGTAAGGCTCCTAGGATTTTGCTTAAAAGCAGAAGAAAGACTCCTCATTTACGAATACGTGGCAAACAAAAGTCTTGATCACTTCATTTTTG GCCCCAACAATCATATGCATTTGGATTGGGAAACACGGTACAAGATCATAGGAGGCATTGCTCGAGGGATTCTTTACCTTCACGAAGATTCTCGTGTTCGAATTATTCATCGTGATCTCAAAGCGAGCAACATTTTGTTAGATGAAGATATGAACCCAAAAATTGCTGATTTTGGTATGGCAAGATTGTTTGCTGTTGATCAAACTCAAGGAAATACAAAAGCAATTGTGGGAACCTA TGGATATATGGCTCCTGAGTATGTACATCATGGGAATTTATCTGTAAAAACGGATGTCTTCAGTTTCGGCGTCCTGATTCTTGAAATTGTAAGTGGTCAAAAGATTGGTCGCTTTCGATACGGCGAGAATGAAGAGAGCCTTGTAAGCTAT GCCTGGAGAAATTGGAGTGAGTCTACAATTTCAAATGTCATAGATCCCATGTTGACAACGAGTTCAAGAATCGAAACGACGAGATGCATCCACATTGGTTTACTTTGTGTACAAGAAAATGTTGTCAGCAGACCGACATCAGCTTCAGTTGTATCCATGCTTAATAGCCATTCTGTCACGCTTGCAGTACCCTCAAAACCTGCATTTCATGCGCAAAACGACAGTGGATTGATATTGGCAGAGTCTGAAGAATCCGAATCCAGTACCCCTTCGGTCTATGTGTCAAAAAATGAGCCTTCAAATATCACTGAGCCCTATGCTCGCTAG